CATGCCCACGAGGTTCTGTTCCTCGAGGGCGATCATCAGGGGTTTGCCGGCATCCTGCTGCAGCCAGGTCGGCTCCAGGGCCTTCTTGCTGGTCAACTCGGCGCCCTGGAACAGCGGCAGCACCACATAGGCCAGGTAGAAGAAGATCAGCGTGATCGCTGCCAGCACGGCAAGGCCGCCCACCAGGACGTACCAGCGGGTCAGGCGGTCCTTCAGGGCGCGCATGCGGCGCTTGCGTTGCAACTCGGGCGTATTGAAGTCAATGCGCACGGGAGGAGAATTTTGGGTCATTGTGGAGTTGGCCAGATCATTCATGCGCACACCCTAGCGGTCCCGTATGACAAAAACATGACAGTGCAGTGACGCAAAAAAGCCCGCCGCTCAGGAGCCCTGGCTTCGGACTAAGGAATTCGTGGAAGAGGCCGGCATGATAGTCGCCGGCCTCATCCTCAGTTACTTACTTCTTTGCAACGTTACCCGCGTGGGACAGGCCCAGGTCGGCCAGGGTCTTGTCGACCACTTTGGCTGGCAGCGGGATGTAGCCGTCCTTCACGACCACTTGCTGGCCGGCCTGGGACAGGACCAGCTTGACGAACTCGGCTTCCAGCGGGGCCAGAGGCTTGTTCGGCGCCTTGTTGACGTAGACGTACAGGAAGCGCGACAGCGGGTAGGTGCCGTTCAGGGCGTTGGCTTCGTTGTCTTCGACGAAGGCGCCGCCTTCTTTCTTGGCCAGGGCCACGGTCTTGACGCTGGCGGTCTTGTAGCCGATGCCCGAGTAGCCGATGCCGTTCAGCGAGGAACTGATCGACTGCACGACCGAGGCCGAGCCAGGCTGTTCGTTGACGTTAGGCTTGAAGTCGCCTTTGCACAGGGCTTCTTCCTTGAAGTAGCCGTAGGTGCCCGACACCGAGTTGCGGCCGAACAGCTGGATTGGCTTGTTGGCCAGGTCGCCGGTCACGCCGACGTCGCCCCAGGTCTTGATCTCGCTCTTGCCACCGCACAGGCGGGTGGAGGAGAAGATGGCGTCGACCTGAGCCATGGTCAGGCCCTTGATCGGGTTATCCTTGTGCACGAACACGGCCAGGGCGTCGACGGCGACCGGGATGGCGGTTGGCTTGTAGCCGTACTTCTGCTCGAAGGCCTGCAGCTCGACGTCCTTCATCTTGCGGCTCATCGGGCCCAGGTTGGCGGTGCCTTCGGTCAGCGCGGGTGGCGCGGTGGAGGAGCCGGCGGCCTGGATCTGGATGTTTACGTTCGGATATTCCTTCTTGTAGGCCTCGGCCCACAGGGTCATCAGGTTCGCGAGGGTGTCGGAACCGACGCTGGAGAGGTTGCCCGATACACCGGTGGTCTTGGTGTAGGTCGGGATTGCTGGGTCGACGGCGGCGACCGCATTGGCGGCAGCGACGCCAGCGGCGGCAAAGGTCAGGGCCGCCATCAAACGCTTCAGTTTCATGCCTTGCTCCTAGCAGGAATATCGTGGGGTTTGTGATGGAACGGGCCCAAGTATCTGCAGGCCGCATGAACACTCTATGACTCGAATATGACAATTGGATGAAAGGCCATCACCGGATATCCGGGATGGCCTTTCAAGATGTTTCTGGAGAGGTGCGGAGCACACCCCTGTAGGAGCGGCCTTGCGCCGCGAAAGGGCTGCAAAGCAGCCCCGACGGTATTGCATGAGGCCAAGATCCCGGGGCTGCTGCGCGCCCCTTTCGCGGCACAAGGCCGCTCCTACAGGTCCGCGTTATTTGCTCGGATCAGCGCTTGTTGGCCAGCAGATAGATACCGACCAGCAGACCAACGGCACACAAGCAAGCTACATAGTAAGCAGGCGCCATGGGGCTGAACTTCAGCAGCGCGGTAACCACCATCGGCGTCAACCCACCGAAGATCGCGTACGCGAGGTTGTAGGAGAACGACAACCCGCTGAAACGCACCACCGGCGGGAACGCCTTGACCATCACGTAGGGCACGGCACCGACGATGCCCACGCACAAGCCGGTCAGCGCATACAGCGGGAACAGCAGGTCCGGGCGAGTCGGCAGGCTGTGGTAAAAAGCCCAGGAAGACGCCAGCAACGCCAGGCTCCCCACGATGAATACGCGCCCTGCACCAAAGCGGTCGGCCAGGCTGCCAGCTCCGATACAGCCCAGGCTGAGCAGCACGATGGCCAGGCTGTTGGCCTTGAGCGAATCCGTTGGGCTCACGTGGTAGAGGCTTTGCAACAATGCCGGAGTCATGAGGATGATCACCACGATGCCAGCCGACAACAGCCAGGTGAGCAGCATCGACAGGATGATCGCGCCGCGGTGGTCGCGCAGCACCGCGCGCAGCGGCAGCTCTTCGGCCAGCGCCTTGCGCGCCTGCATCTCGGCGAACACCGGGGTTTCATGCAACCAGCGGCGCAGGTAGACCGCGAAGAAACCGAACACCCCACCCAGCAGGAACGGAATACGCCAGGCGCAGTCCGCCACTTCTTCAGGGCTGTAGATCGTGTTGATCAGCGTCGCCACCAACGAACCAAGCAGGATGCCCGATGTCAGGCCGGCGGTGAGCGTGCCGCAGGCATAGCCGGTATTGCGCGCCGGCACGTGCTCGGAGACGAACACCCAGGCACCCGGCACCTCGCCACCAATGGCCGCGCCCTGGATCACCCGCATCAGCAGCAGCAGGATCGGCGCC
This genomic stretch from Pseudomonas entomophila harbors:
- a CDS encoding phosphate ABC transporter substrate-binding protein PstS, producing MKLKRLMAALTFAAAGVAAANAVAAVDPAIPTYTKTTGVSGNLSSVGSDTLANLMTLWAEAYKKEYPNVNIQIQAAGSSTAPPALTEGTANLGPMSRKMKDVELQAFEQKYGYKPTAIPVAVDALAVFVHKDNPIKGLTMAQVDAIFSSTRLCGGKSEIKTWGDVGVTGDLANKPIQLFGRNSVSGTYGYFKEEALCKGDFKPNVNEQPGSASVVQSISSSLNGIGYSGIGYKTASVKTVALAKKEGGAFVEDNEANALNGTYPLSRFLYVYVNKAPNKPLAPLEAEFVKLVLSQAGQQVVVKDGYIPLPAKVVDKTLADLGLSHAGNVAKK
- a CDS encoding MFS transporter, coding for MTSVQSSIEQPSRPLSRSDYKTLSLSALGGALEFYDFIIFVFFATVVGKLFFPADMPEWLRLMQTFGIFAAGYLARPLGGIVMAHFGDLLGRKKMFTLSIFLMAVPTLVMGLLPTYAQIGLWAPILLLLMRVIQGAAIGGEVPGAWVFVSEHVPARNTGYACGTLTAGLTSGILLGSLVATLINTIYSPEEVADCAWRIPFLLGGVFGFFAVYLRRWLHETPVFAEMQARKALAEELPLRAVLRDHRGAIILSMLLTWLLSAGIVVIILMTPALLQSLYHVSPTDSLKANSLAIVLLSLGCIGAGSLADRFGAGRVFIVGSLALLASSWAFYHSLPTRPDLLFPLYALTGLCVGIVGAVPYVMVKAFPPVVRFSGLSFSYNLAYAIFGGLTPMVVTALLKFSPMAPAYYVACLCAVGLLVGIYLLANKR